A genomic region of Stenotrophomonas sp. NA06056 contains the following coding sequences:
- a CDS encoding TorF family putative porin, which translates to MKHARACLAIAAALTLAPFAASAQDNESPYSWNVTAVSDYLFRGVSQTDEDPTLQAGFTYTSPVGLYAGVWGSGVDFGAGDPKTEIDYLIGYGVDVTERVNFDVLLNRYTYLKSSHQNYNELITTTTLDDTYKLTVAYSNDVWNSSTDGWYFGLGGSWGLPKDFTLNANVGRSTFEDGIAKDYTDWNVGVARQFGLFNVGLGYYGTDGNGRDNSGKLAHSRVMLSVAVGK; encoded by the coding sequence ATGAAGCACGCCCGTGCCTGCCTCGCCATTGCCGCCGCCCTGACCCTCGCGCCGTTTGCCGCCAGCGCCCAGGACAACGAATCTCCGTACAGCTGGAACGTCACCGCCGTTTCCGATTACCTGTTCCGTGGTGTGTCGCAGACCGATGAGGATCCGACCCTGCAGGCCGGCTTCACCTACACCAGCCCGGTCGGCCTGTATGCCGGCGTATGGGGCTCGGGCGTCGACTTCGGTGCCGGCGATCCGAAGACCGAGATCGACTACCTGATCGGCTACGGCGTCGACGTGACCGAGCGCGTCAACTTCGACGTGCTGTTGAACCGTTACACCTACCTCAAGTCCAGCCACCAGAACTACAACGAGCTGATCACCACCACCACGCTGGACGACACCTACAAGCTGACGGTGGCCTACAGCAATGACGTGTGGAACAGCAGCACCGATGGCTGGTACTTCGGCCTGGGTGGCAGCTGGGGCCTGCCGAAGGACTTCACGCTCAACGCCAACGTCGGTCGCAGCACCTTCGAGGACGGTATCGCCAAGGACTACACCGACTGGAACGTCGGCGTCGCCCGCCAGTTCGGCCTGTTCAATGTCGGCCTGGGTTACTACGGCACCGACGGCAATGGCCGCGACAACTCCGGCAAGCTGGCACACAGCCGGGTGATGCTGAGCGTCGCCGTAGGCAAGTAA
- a CDS encoding S46 family peptidase: MRSNLLAFSVVASLGLVQVAHAAEGMWVPQQLPEIAGPLQKAGLKLSPEQLANLTGDPMGAVVALGGCTASFVSPQGLVVTNHHCAYGAIQLNSTAQKNLIKDGFNAPKLSDELSAGPNARVFVLDQITDVTAQAKAAIAGAGNDPLARSRALDAFDKAQVAACEADAGFRCRLYSFSGGNTYRLFRNMEIKDVRLVYAPPGSVGKFGGDVDNWMWPRHTGDFSFYRAYVGKDGKPAAFAADNVPYQPKHFLKFADTPLGADDFVMVAGYPGRTNRYALAGEFNETASFTYPTIAKHYNAVLKMIADAGKADADVKVKYAATAASMNNVAKNYLGQLEGFKRIDAAGQKQAEEAAVLAWLKKQGAAGKPALAAHAQLLKHLDTSKSTRERDLFVGQFNNTSAVGAAITLYRLSIERSKPDAEREAGYQERDLTTIEGSLKQMDRRYVAKMDQQLQAYWLDQYVALPAAQRDNEVLNKWLAGSDAAAVKSLVTKLGGTELGSLDTRLKWFKADRAAFEASSDPAIQYAVAVMPALLKQEEQKKIREGESLTARPLYLQAVADYKKSQGEFVYPDANLSLRITFGNVMGYGKDGVKYTPFTTLEGIAAKETGEDPFDSPKALLDAVKAKRYGGLEDKRIGSVPVNFLSNLDITGGNSGSPVLDANGKLVGLAFDGNWESVSSNWVFDPVMTRMIAVDSRYMQWIMQEVAPAPQLLKELNLVK, encoded by the coding sequence ATGCGCTCGAACCTGCTTGCATTCTCCGTCGTCGCCAGCCTTGGGCTGGTCCAGGTCGCCCATGCCGCTGAAGGCATGTGGGTGCCGCAGCAGCTGCCGGAAATCGCCGGCCCGCTGCAGAAGGCCGGCCTCAAGCTGTCCCCGGAACAGCTGGCCAACCTGACCGGCGACCCGATGGGCGCGGTGGTTGCCCTCGGCGGCTGCACCGCCAGCTTTGTCTCGCCGCAGGGCCTGGTGGTCACCAACCACCACTGTGCCTACGGTGCGATCCAGCTGAACTCGACCGCGCAGAAGAACCTGATCAAGGATGGCTTCAACGCGCCCAAGCTCAGCGATGAACTGAGCGCCGGCCCGAACGCCCGCGTGTTCGTGCTCGACCAGATCACCGACGTCACCGCCCAGGCCAAGGCCGCCATCGCCGGCGCCGGCAACGACCCGCTGGCACGCAGCCGCGCGCTGGACGCCTTCGACAAGGCCCAGGTCGCCGCCTGTGAAGCCGATGCCGGCTTCCGCTGCCGCCTGTACAGCTTCTCCGGCGGCAACACCTACCGCCTGTTCCGCAACATGGAAATCAAGGACGTGCGCCTGGTTTACGCGCCTCCGGGCAGCGTCGGCAAGTTCGGCGGCGACGTCGACAACTGGATGTGGCCGCGCCACACCGGCGATTTCTCGTTCTACCGCGCCTACGTCGGCAAGGACGGCAAGCCGGCGGCGTTCGCGGCCGACAACGTGCCCTACCAGCCCAAGCACTTCCTGAAGTTCGCCGATACACCGCTGGGTGCCGACGACTTCGTGATGGTGGCCGGCTACCCGGGCCGCACCAACCGTTATGCGCTGGCCGGTGAGTTCAACGAGACCGCCAGCTTCACCTACCCGACCATCGCCAAGCACTACAACGCGGTGCTGAAGATGATCGCCGACGCCGGCAAGGCCGATGCCGATGTCAAGGTGAAGTACGCCGCCACCGCCGCCAGCATGAACAACGTGGCCAAGAACTACCTGGGCCAGCTGGAAGGCTTCAAGCGCATCGACGCCGCCGGCCAGAAGCAGGCAGAAGAAGCCGCCGTGCTGGCGTGGCTGAAGAAGCAGGGTGCTGCCGGCAAGCCGGCGCTGGCCGCACACGCGCAGCTGCTCAAGCATCTGGATACCAGCAAGTCCACCCGCGAACGTGACCTGTTCGTCGGCCAGTTCAACAACACCTCGGCCGTTGGCGCGGCGATCACCCTGTACCGCCTGTCGATCGAGCGCAGCAAGCCCGATGCCGAGCGCGAAGCCGGTTACCAGGAACGCGACCTGACCACCATCGAGGGCAGCCTGAAGCAGATGGATCGCCGCTACGTGGCGAAGATGGACCAGCAGCTGCAGGCCTACTGGCTCGACCAGTACGTGGCCCTGCCGGCCGCGCAGCGCGACAACGAGGTGCTGAACAAGTGGCTGGCCGGCAGCGATGCTGCTGCAGTGAAGTCGCTGGTGACCAAGCTGGGCGGCACCGAGCTGGGCAGCCTCGACACCCGCTTGAAGTGGTTCAAGGCCGACCGCGCTGCGTTCGAAGCCAGCAGTGATCCGGCCATCCAGTACGCCGTGGCCGTCATGCCGGCGCTGCTGAAGCAGGAAGAGCAGAAGAAGATCCGCGAAGGCGAATCGCTGACCGCGCGTCCGCTGTACCTGCAGGCCGTGGCCGATTACAAGAAGAGCCAGGGCGAGTTCGTCTATCCCGATGCCAACCTGTCGCTGCGCATCACCTTCGGCAACGTCATGGGTTACGGCAAGGACGGCGTGAAGTACACCCCGTTCACCACCCTGGAAGGTATTGCGGCGAAGGAAACCGGTGAAGATCCGTTCGACTCGCCGAAGGCACTGCTGGATGCGGTCAAGGCCAAGCGATATGGCGGCCTGGAAGACAAGCGGATTGGTTCGGTGCCGGTGAATTTCCTGTCCAACCTGGACATCACCGGTGGCAACTCCGGTTCGCCGGTGCTCGATGCCAACGGCAAGCTGGTCGGCCTGGCCTTCGACGGCAACTGGGAATCGGTCAGCTCCAACTGGGTGTTCGACCCGGTGATGACCCGCATGATCGCGGTCGACAGCCGCTACATGCAGTGGATCATGCAGGAAGTGGCGCCGGCGCCGCAGCTGCTCAAGGAACTGAACCTGGTGAAATAA
- the tdh gene encoding L-threonine 3-dehydrogenase → MKALVKREAAKGIWMEEVPVPTPGPNQVLIKLEKTAICGTDLHIYLWDEWSQRTIKPGLTIGHEFVGRIAEIGPGVTGYEIGQRVSAEGHIVCGHCRNCRGGRPHLCPNTVGIGVNVNGAFAEYMVMPASNLWPIPDQIPSELAAFFDPYGNAAHCALEFNVIGEDVLITGAGPIGIIAAGICKHIGARNVVVTDVNDFRLKLAADMGATRVVNVANTSLKDVMKELHMEGFDVGLEMSGNPRAFNDMLDCMYHGGKIAMLGIMPKGAGCDWDKIIFKGLTVQGIYGRKMYETWYKMTQLVLSGFPLGKVMTHQLPIDDFQKGFDLMEEGKAGKVVLSWN, encoded by the coding sequence ATGAAGGCCCTGGTCAAGCGCGAAGCAGCCAAGGGCATCTGGATGGAAGAGGTTCCGGTGCCGACCCCGGGCCCGAACCAGGTGTTGATCAAGCTGGAGAAGACCGCGATCTGCGGCACCGACCTGCACATCTACCTGTGGGACGAGTGGAGCCAGCGCACGATCAAGCCGGGCCTGACCATCGGCCATGAATTCGTCGGCCGCATCGCCGAGATCGGCCCGGGCGTGACCGGCTACGAGATCGGCCAGCGCGTGTCGGCCGAAGGCCACATCGTCTGCGGTCACTGCCGCAACTGTCGCGGCGGTCGCCCGCACCTGTGCCCGAACACCGTCGGCATCGGCGTCAACGTCAACGGCGCGTTCGCCGAATACATGGTGATGCCGGCCAGCAACCTGTGGCCGATCCCCGACCAGATCCCGTCCGAACTGGCCGCGTTCTTCGACCCGTACGGCAATGCCGCGCACTGCGCGCTGGAATTCAACGTCATCGGCGAAGACGTGCTGATCACCGGCGCCGGCCCGATTGGCATCATCGCGGCGGGCATCTGCAAGCACATCGGTGCGCGCAACGTGGTGGTGACCGATGTCAACGATTTCCGCCTGAAGCTGGCCGCCGACATGGGTGCTACCCGCGTGGTCAACGTCGCCAACACGTCGCTGAAGGACGTGATGAAGGAGCTGCACATGGAGGGCTTCGACGTGGGCCTGGAAATGAGCGGCAACCCGCGCGCGTTCAACGACATGCTCGACTGCATGTACCACGGCGGCAAGATCGCCATGCTCGGCATCATGCCCAAGGGCGCCGGCTGCGACTGGGACAAGATCATCTTCAAGGGCCTGACCGTGCAGGGCATCTACGGCCGCAAGATGTACGAGACCTGGTACAAGATGACCCAGCTGGTGCTGTCCGGCTTCCCGCTCGGCAAGGTGATGACCCACCAGCTGCCGATCGACGATTTCCAGAAGGGCTTCGACCTGATGGAAGAAGGCAAGGCCGGCAAAGTGGTATTGAGCTGGAACTGA
- a CDS encoding histidine phosphatase family protein, translated as MRILLARHGETPWNAEGRYQGQIDIPLSPIGEAQAQALGARLASVDITRAVASPLSRAQRTAQLALGAARADMLLTEPELQEIAHGEWEGLLASEINEKDPSRLQAWREEPDTVLMPGGESLRLVLERSWRGLARAADGLGEHDTLLVVAHDAVNRVILCKVLGLPLSRLWTFRQAPTTLNLLEGSDLDSLEVVRLNDCAHHTPFFGEAKHRAL; from the coding sequence ATGCGCATCCTGCTTGCCCGTCACGGCGAAACGCCGTGGAACGCCGAAGGCCGCTACCAAGGCCAGATCGATATTCCGCTTTCGCCCATCGGCGAAGCCCAGGCCCAGGCGCTTGGCGCCCGTTTGGCGTCGGTGGACATCACCCGTGCGGTGGCCTCGCCGCTGTCGCGCGCCCAGCGCACCGCACAGCTGGCCCTTGGCGCTGCACGTGCCGATATGCTGCTGACCGAGCCGGAGCTGCAGGAAATCGCCCACGGTGAGTGGGAAGGCCTGCTGGCCAGCGAAATCAACGAAAAAGACCCGTCGCGCCTGCAGGCCTGGCGCGAAGAACCCGATACCGTGCTGATGCCCGGCGGCGAATCGCTGCGCCTGGTGCTGGAGCGCAGCTGGCGCGGCCTGGCCCGTGCCGCTGATGGCCTTGGCGAGCATGACACCCTGCTGGTGGTCGCCCACGACGCGGTCAACCGGGTGATCCTGTGCAAGGTGCTGGGCCTGCCGCTGTCGCGGCTGTGGACCTTCCGCCAGGCACCGACCACCCTCAACCTGCTTGAAGGTTCCGATCTGGACAGCCTGGAAGTGGTGCGCCTGAACGACTGCGCCCACCACACGCCGTTCTTCGGTGAAGCCAAGCACCGCGCACTCTGA